Proteins co-encoded in one Methanothermobacter sp. genomic window:
- a CDS encoding NAD(+) kinase, with protein MRIGVVARLDIPKAITLAKKIIEFLIENGVKVSIDTSLAEKIPEFKKLAKELKEMDVDIILTVGGDGTILRTQSFIEGKKIPLIGVNMGTVGFLTEIDPKNVFQELKEVLKGHYIIEERTQLDVYHHGKLPSALNEVVMMTREPAKMLHIQILVDDEVVEELRADGIIVATPSGSTAYSMSAGGPIVDPRVEAFIIVPICPFKLSARPLVVSDESKIRIKLLKKGKKAIAVVDGQFKEEVNYMEELIFQKSKNKAYFVRLSKNFYKKVREKLIEGGITPSKE; from the coding sequence ATGCGTATAGGTGTGGTGGCGCGCCTAGACATCCCCAAGGCCATTACATTAGCAAAAAAAATTATTGAATTCCTCATAGAAAATGGCGTTAAAGTTTCCATTGACACCTCACTAGCGGAAAAAATCCCAGAATTCAAAAAATTAGCAAAGGAACTAAAAGAAATGGATGTTGACATCATCCTAACCGTTGGAGGTGACGGGACAATACTACGCACCCAAAGTTTCATAGAGGGGAAGAAAATACCATTAATTGGAGTGAATATGGGTACAGTAGGATTTTTAACAGAAATCGACCCCAAAAATGTATTCCAAGAACTCAAGGAAGTCCTCAAAGGACATTATATAATAGAGGAGCGAACACAACTAGACGTCTACCATCATGGCAAATTACCATCAGCTCTCAACGAAGTTGTTATGATGACAAGAGAACCAGCAAAAATGTTACACATCCAAATATTAGTTGATGATGAAGTTGTTGAAGAACTAAGGGCCGACGGGATAATAGTAGCAACTCCAAGCGGTTCCACAGCATACTCCATGTCAGCTGGGGGCCCCATCGTCGACCCGAGAGTAGAAGCATTTATAATAGTCCCAATATGCCCCTTCAAATTAAGCGCAAGACCTCTAGTAGTATCGGATGAAAGCAAAATCAGGATAAAATTGTTAAAAAAAGGTAAAAAGGCCATAGCAGTAGTTGATGGACAATTCAAAGAGGAAGTAAATTATATGGAAGAATTAATCTTTCAAAAATCTAAAAACAAAGCCTACTTCGTAAGGTTAAGCAAAAACTTCTACAAGAAGGTTAGAGAAAAACTAATCGAAGGGGGTATAACACCCAGCAAAGAATAG
- a CDS encoding bifunctional fructose-bisphosphatase/inositol-phosphate phosphatase — protein MKKSEIYYWRSIAIKMAEQVQKAIAPLVGKKEAGEIIKIGADGTPTKLIDLVAEDETINVLENTERPVTLISEEIGYLKIGEKEDSEPQIIFVVDPLDGTTNAIKNIPFYGISIAIAEYHPSDLLPSLNDVKMGFVKNFATDDIYEALRGRGAYLNDERIKPSKQELLEESSMGAFIYGTKFPKIDNICRIIRRMRILGSVALELSYVASGAYDAFMDLRGNLRVVDIAASRLIVEEAGGIVTTEKGEPINGLLNVKERTSLIAAGNKQLHQKIMKALEVI, from the coding sequence ATGAAAAAATCCGAAATTTACTATTGGAGAAGTATAGCAATTAAAATGGCCGAACAAGTGCAGAAGGCCATAGCACCCCTCGTGGGTAAAAAGGAAGCTGGTGAAATAATAAAAATAGGCGCTGACGGGACGCCAACAAAATTAATAGACCTTGTAGCCGAAGATGAAACCATAAATGTCTTGGAAAATACTGAGAGACCCGTTACATTAATCAGCGAAGAGATAGGATACCTTAAAATAGGCGAAAAGGAAGATTCAGAGCCCCAGATAATATTCGTTGTAGACCCTCTTGACGGAACCACAAACGCCATCAAAAACATACCATTCTATGGCATATCCATTGCAATTGCAGAATACCATCCCAGTGATCTTTTACCATCATTAAATGATGTGAAAATGGGTTTTGTTAAAAATTTCGCCACTGACGACATTTACGAGGCCCTAAGAGGACGCGGAGCATACTTAAATGATGAAAGGATAAAACCATCCAAACAAGAATTGCTTGAAGAATCTTCGATGGGCGCCTTCATATACGGCACCAAATTCCCCAAAATCGATAATATATGTCGTATTATCCGTAGGATGAGAATACTAGGCTCAGTAGCATTAGAACTTTCATATGTTGCCAGCGGAGCATATGACGCTTTCATGGACTTGCGAGGAAATCTAAGAGTAGTCGACATCGCCGCTTCAAGGTTAATAGTCGAAGAAGCCGGGGGCATAGTCACCACCGAAAAAGGAGAACCCATAAACGGCCTTTTAAATGTTAAAGAGCGCACTTCGCTCATAGCAGCTGGGAACAAGCAATTACACCAGAAAATAATGAAAGCATTGGAGGTTATCTAA